From one Anopheles cruzii chromosome 3, idAnoCruzAS_RS32_06, whole genome shotgun sequence genomic stretch:
- the LOC128273866 gene encoding myosin regulatory light chain sqh: protein MSSRKTAGRRSTTKKRAQRATSNVFAMFDKAQIAEFKEAFNMIDQNRDGFIEKDDLHDMLASLGKNPTEDFLDGMMNEAPGPINFTMFLTLFGERLQGTDPEEVIKNAFGCFDEENSGVMHEDRLRELLTTMGDRFSDEDVDEMFREAPIKNGLFDYIEFTRILKHGAKDMDEQ from the coding sequence ATGTCGTCGCGCAAGACTGCCGGACGTCGCAGTACGACGAAGAAGCGGGCCCAACGCGCCACCTCTAACGTGTTCGCCATGTTCGATAAGGCACAGATCGCCGAATTCAAAGAAGCGTTTAACATGATTGATCAAAACCGGGACGGGTTCATTGAGAAGGACGACCTGCACGATATGCTCGCTTCGCTGGGCAAAAACCCGACGGAAGACTTCCTGGATGGCATGATGAATGAAGCACCAGGACCGATCAACTTTACCATGTTTCTTACACTGTTCGGCGAGCGTCTTCAAGGTACGGATCCGGAGGAGGTAATCAAGAACGCATTCGGTTGTTTCGACGAGGAGAACAGTGGCGTTATGCATGAGGACAGATTGCGCGAGTTGTTGACCACCATGGGTGACCGTTTCTCGGACGAGGACGTGGACGAGATGTTCCGCGAAGCACCGATAAAGAACGGCTTGTTTGACTATATCGAATTTACCAGAATCCTGAAGCACGGTGCAAAGGACATGGACGAACAGTAA